TTGTTGAGTAGGAATATAAGTAATGTCGGTTGACCAAACCTTATTTTTCTTTGTAGGTTCAGTCTGTATGAGATTTTTTTGATTGATGTGATCACTTAGTGAGTATCCAGGCTTAAATTTCTTAATGACTACAGACTTGAGTTGAAGTTGCTTCATTAGCTTCTGTACGAGTTTTAACCCGACTTTTTCCCCTTGTTTAAGTAGAGGATGATGAATTTTAGGAGCACCATAGATTCCTCGGTTAGCATTGAAGAGTTGAGAAATTTTGAGTGACAGGTATTGTCTCCTTAATTGAGTTTTAGATGGATGTCGGTTAATCCGTTCATAATAACTTGATTCAGGAACATCAAGGAGTTGACAGCTTAGTCTGACATTGAGTGCTAAAGTTTGTATGGTTTGAGCCATATCCGCAGCACTCACTTCTTTTTCTCGGCGAATATGGTCAATACTTTTTTTAAGATGTCTCGTTCTTCCTTAACTTTAGCCAGTTGTCTTTTTAATTCTAGAAAATCAGCTTTAGAGACGGAGCTTTCATTAGATTTAGAGCAGAGGTCTATCCATTTATAAATTGTTGCAGGGGCCACGTCGTATTCTTTAGACAGCTGGGTGACGGATTGACCAGAATGATAGAAGGCGATAAGGGTTTCTTTAAATTCTTTTGAATAGCGTTTTTTCATGTTTTTGTCCTTTGTCTAAATTATACAATAGTGACTCTAAGATTTAAGGATAACATCACCTTTACGTTTCACCAAGAACTTATAAACTTGCCCTTCTTCAGGAAGGGCTGAACTTACCTCCCAAACACCGATATGGTTTTTGGTCATATCCAGAGGTTCATCAAACCAACCTGTGAAATCTCCAATTACCTGAATCTGCTCAGCATGAGGGGCCCACACACGGAAGACAAATCCTTCTTATCTCTCCAATTAATGCACACCCAGATGATTCTGAAGGTGGAAGTTCTCACCTGTTCCAAACGTTTACATGGCTTCATCGAGATTCATACCATCACTCCTTCCTAAAACTAGCCTTGATAGATCTAACTATCAAGAAATTAAAACATTGAAATATATGTAAATACACTAGAAAACCCTTCAGATTGATCGGGCTCACGAGTGAATAAAACTGATTGTGTAAACGTTTTCTGTATTATAACATTTTTTGACTGTCTCGCCAGTAAATCTCCAAATCTTTTTTTCATATTATTGAACACAAAAGTCTTACGTAATTTTCCAGAAATGTGTAATTCAACAATACCTGAATCGTACTCCGCTTTTGCGACATAGAGATTATCATATATATCCGCATATGAACGATATGAAAATTCTGCTACTGTTCGCTTGCGTTCAATTAATTTGGCAATTTTATCAATCAATTCTTTCTTAAGAGTCACCTGATTCCAATCCACCCTATTTACTTCATCAGGGGCATTGTAGCTATTCATAGCACGCTTAACATCTTCTTCTGTGTAATTTCCATCTCCACCTGTTGCAACCATCTTACTACGCTGGAATTCTTGTCCCAACTGCATGAAACACATCCCTTGCATACTTAGATTAAGAGCATTTGCCAAGTAGATACGTTTTTCAATATCTTCTGGCGAATCATGTGGATGCAAATGATGCATAAGATCATTCAAATTGTAATTGTCATGAGCTTCAATATAGTTGAGGCCCTGACCTGGCATGAGGTAGTTTAAAAAACCACGGCTACCAAGCAGGCTCTTGGCAATCTAGTCTTCCAATGGGGCTCCAGACACATAGCCATTACTGATGTACCCATAGACCTCTGCTCCCTTGACCGCGTCACGCGCATTATCATTGAAAAATCCGATTCTAGGCATCGAGGCTGCATTATCCTTCTTGGCCTTTTGGTCTACAGGAAGATCAATTCCCATATCCCATCTTTCACCATATAGAAGAATCCTAGGATCAATATCATCCATGGCCGAACGAATGGCATTCATAGTAGCAACATCATGCAAGCCCATAAGGTCAAAACGGAAACCATCCACTCCAAATTCTTCTGCCCAATAGGTCAAAAAATCAATCATATACTTACGGTACATTTCCTTTTCACTGGCTGTTTCATTTCCACATCCTGACCCGTCTTGGAAAGACCCATTGTCATGCATACGGTAGTAATAAGCCGGCACAGATAGTTGGAAGGTAGAGCTGTAAGATGAGTAAGTATGGTTATATACCACATCCATGATGACCCCCTATTCCTGCCTCATGGTAGGTCTGAATCATTTTATTAAGCTCTAAAATTGGTGCCACGGGATTCTTTTGATCAGCAGCAAACTGACGATCCGGGACATTATAATTCTAAGGGTCATCCCCCCAGTTGTAGAGAAGCTTCCCATCTTTATCGTAGGTTTTATGGTGATCAAAGACCGGTTGCAACTGGACATAGTTGTAGCCCATGAGTTTGAGGTAATCAAAGCCAGTCACATCTCCCTTGTCATTTTTTGTCACTTTCTGACAGGCACCTAGATAGGTTCCTCTATAGGATTTCTTAACACCAGACGTCTCTGAAATTGAGAAATCACGGATGTGCATCTCACAGATAACGGATGAGCAAGCATTTGGCTTACGCCAACTCGCTTTTTGTTTGGTAACCTTTTCATATCCTCGTGGGACAAGTCGTTTAGGATCGACCACCAAACTTTTTTATTATCTAAACTAAGTGCGATTCTATAAGGATCTCTCGTATCCTGATAGAAGCTTTCCTCATGATAAACACGAAACTGGTAAGCTACCCCATCTAGATGCTTTTTGACAGTGGCACTCCAAACACCCTGAGTATTCATCTCATGACGGTCCTTATTGACACTGTTTCCTCGACTCATCTTAATGACCTTAGGATTTTTACTCCCCTTTTTAAAAAGTAAGAGCTGCACACAACGAGCTAGGGGTGACCAAAGGCGAAACTCTGTCGCCCCTCTTTCATACTTATGCCCTAACCAGCCTTGAAAACCCCACTTCTGGTCAAATTCCTGTCTACGAAGAGCCATATCAAAGGCATGCTGATCGCGACCCTCAAAACTATGGCTAGTCAAGGCTGCCTGTTTAGAATAATAAACCGTTGGATCACCTTCAACTATCCAAATAGCATTGGGAGCACCCCCTAGGAAGCGTCGGACACGATAATCATGTGTTTGCCTCGACCAGTCTTCCGTTTTGACCAAAAGATTGACAGAATCAATAAAACGATTGGAGGGAGAAGTAACCTGACCAACAAGGCCAAAATCATCCTCACGTGAAAAATGGGCCTCTTCGCCCCAATAACAATCTAGCCACTTCCACATACTGTATCGGGAATAGTCGCCATGCATACTATGAAAATGAACGGTTAATAAATTGTCATTTTTTTACTCCTTAGTTTTTATTACTCACTTTTTCTACTATTATAGAAGAAAATGTTCGTTTTGTAAGCGTTCTTATGGGATGTTTTGCAATTTTTTGGTCTATTTTGAACATAAAAAAAAGAATGAGAAAATTTGCGCCGAAACAGTTACTCTCTCATCCTTTTATTATATTTAAAACATATGTAAATGGTGGGTAGTACTTTTCCTATCATCACTCTTGAGTCATCAAAACCTTACGTGGCTTAGTGCCTTCAGCAGGTCCAATCACTCCGGCTTCTTCTAGTTCTTCCATCAAGCGAGTAGCACGGTTAAATCCGACCGACAGACGACGCTGAAGCATGGAAGCGCTAGCTTTTTGTGTTTCCAATACCAATGCTTTCGCTTCTTCGAAGAGAGGATCTCCTTCCAAGCTACCACTATTAGTGGATGAACCACTACCAAAATCATTCTCTGAAACTTCACCAGGATCAAAGCTCTCGTCATAGTTAGCTGAAGCCTGCCCCTTAATAAAGGACACAATACGTTCCACGTCATCATCTGAAATGAAGGACCCTTGCAAACGAACAGGATGATTCTCATCAATCGGTTTGAAAAGCATATCCCCGCGTCCAAGTAGTTTTTCTGCCCCATTTTCATCTAAAATGGTACGACTATCTGTTCCAGAAGACACAGCAAAGGCCACACGAGATGGCACATTGGCCTTAATCAAGCCAGAGATAACATCAACTGATGGACGTTGGGTTGCAAGAATCATGTGAATTCCAGCCGCGCGTGCCTTTTGTCCCAGACGGATAATGGCATCTTCCACTTCCTTACTGGCCACCATCATCAAATCAGCCAACTCATCAACGATAACCACAATCAAAGGCAAGGGAATCTGTTTCTCTTGCGACTTGGCATTCCAGTCCTCAACCTTGGAATTATAGCCTGCGATGTTACGCACGCCAAACTTACTAAAGAGTTCGTAACGATTTTCCATCTCATCAACTACTTTTTGAAGAGCCTTGGCGGCCTTACGTGGATTGGTCACCACAGGAATAAGGAGATGAGGAATATCGTTGTAAACAGAAAGTTCAACCATCTTAGGGTCGACCATGAGGAACTTAACCTGGTCTGGGCGAGCCTTCATCAGAATACTAGAGATGATTCCATTAACCGCAACAGATTTACCAGAACCAGTTGATCCAGCCACTAACAAGTGAGGCATACGACCTAGGTCAAAGCTACGAGCCGAACCATCAACCGCCTTACCAAGAGGAACTTCCAAGAGCTTATTAGGATCCGTCTTAGACTGTTCCCAAAGTTCACGGAAAGAAACTGTTGCTATCTCGAAATTAGGTACTTCGATACCAACCAAAGATTTTCCAGGTATAGGTGCCTCAATACGGACATCTTTTGCAGCAAGAGCCAGAGCCAAGTCATCCGCTAAATTAGAGATACGATTGACTCGGACCCCAACAGCAGGCTTGACCTCATACTTGGTTACAGACGGTCCAATCTCAGCCCGCTCAACCTTGACATCAATGTTGAAACTTTTGAAGGTATCTTCTAAGATTCGGATGTTCTTACGAACGATATTTTTCTCTTTAGACTGACTCTTTGGTTTATCAGGTGCAAAGAGATCTATATCAGGAAGTTTATACTGTAGGAGTTCCTTCGGTGTAAAATCAACCTCAACAGGAGCATCATCTCCCTCAACCACCATAGATGGTGGGAATTCTTCGGTTGGCAATTCCTCCGGATAGGGAACATAACTATCTTGGAAATCCTCACGATCCCCTGGAGGCGGATTATCATAGTAATCCTCAGAGGCATAATCACTGATTTCAGGTTCAGGTTCAAAAATCTCGGCTTCTTGTGGTAACTCTTCTGAAGCATCGTCCAAGATTTCACCCGTTTCCTCGTCGACAATCAAATCGGCCAGACGCTCTTTCTCGGCACGTTCTTGCGCTTCACGCTCTTTCTTAGCCTGACGTTCCGCCTTCTTCTCCAGACGTTTGGCCGTTCGTTCCAAATGCTTCTTGGCACCTCTCTGCCAGATGTCTTTTGCATAATCCATGATATCTAAAACATCCCAAGGACTAAAAATGAAAGCACCCAATAGAATAATCAAGCCCCCAATCATGAAGCTACCAATATTTGAAAAGAGGAAGGAAATAGGCTTGTACAAGAGTGCACCCAACATACCACCACCCGCAAAACGAGCCACCTGAACACTCACCAAATCCCCAAAAAGCAAATCCTTAGTCCCCGGAAAAATATCTAGCCCATCCATGCGTTCTAGACTAAAGAGATAGGCGTGAAACTCGAGTAGAAGACCTGCAAAGACCATCCAAAATCCAGTCACGTAGTTACTATGTTTCCGTAACCATTTAAAACCAAAGAGATAGATATAGATGGCAAAAATCAAGAGATAAGCCATACTCCCCACGAACACTCGAAAGAGATTATATAGTGTAATCCCAAAGAAACCCAATCGAAAAACTGGGAAAATTAAGACAAAGGCAAAAAAGAAGGTCCATAGCATTCGCTTAATCGCCTTCTGTCTGTCTAATTCTGCTTTTGTGAGACGCTTCTTACCACTCTTAGAAGCCGCCCCTTTTTTCATTTTTTTCGTTGTAGCCATAAATGTATTATACCATGTTTTTAGACACGAAAAAAGAGAGACGAGTCTCTCTTAAGATTGAAGACAAGGTCATCTTTTGAGACTTTCCTAAGGTAATAGTAGAAAATCTCCCTGTTCGCCCACTTCGAGTGACTTATCTCTTCTTTTTTTAATTATTCTTCAATTAATGATGTTGAGTGAACCGGACGATTCTTACCGTCTGGTTCAATATATTGAATAGCTTGGTTGATAGCAATAGGAGCTTCACCCATACCAACCGCAATCAAATCAATCTTACCATCATATTCTGCCGCACCACCAATAGCATAGACACCTTCTTGTGAAGTTTCAAACTGAGCATTAACAGTAATACTAGAACGTTTGTAGTCGACATTCCAGTTACGAAGATTCTTGTTATTAGTAGAGAAACCAAAGCTAACAACGAGGGCATCGATTGGCAATTCTACAACTTCATCCGACTTAACTCTCTGAACAGTCAAGCTTTGAGCATGACCATTTTCACCCTTAATTTCGAGGGGGACATAAGGTGTCATCACATTAACTGATGATTGATAAAGAAGCTCCACACTATGCTCATGGGCACGAAAGGCATCACGACGGTGAATCAAGGTCACACTCTCAGCAACACCATCCAAGTGATTGGCCCAGTCAACAGCTGAATCACCGCCACCAGCAATCACAACCTTCTTGCCAGCAAATTGGTCCAGACTATGCACATTATATAACAAGTTATTGTTCGCAAAATCTTCTTCATTGTCCACACCTAAAGGACGTGGAGCAAAAGCACCATTTCCACAAGCAATGACGATAGCCTTGGACAAGTGTTGACCCTTGCTAGTAGCGATTGTGAAGATACCATCTGTTTTTTCAAAAGTTTGAACTTCCTCTTTTAAGTGAATGCTGACACGATCTTCAAAACGCTTAAGCTGGATCAAGAGATTTTCTGTCAATTCGGCACCTGTCGTCTGAGGAAAGGCTGGGATATCATAGATTTTCTTTTCTGGGTAGAGAACGGCAGGCTGACCACCAAGCTCTGACAAACTCTCGATAATATTCACAGTCATACCACGTAGGCCGGCATAAAAGGCGGCCCAAAGGCCGACTGGTCCACCACCGATAATAGTAATATCGTATATCTTTTCTTCTGACATTTTATTTTCCTTCTGATTTTATCTCTTCTAAAATCTGACGTTCTTCGTCTGTAAAATCATAGTTTTCCAAGAGGTCAGGTCTACGCTCCCAAGTCTTTCGCAAGCTCTGCTCCATACGCCAACGTCGAATATTAACATGATGGCCCGACAAGAGTACATCTGGCACCTTCATGCCACGAAATTCAGCTGGGCGAGTGTACTGTGGGAACTCCAAAAGACCTGATGAGAAACTATCATCCTTGTGACTGGCTTCCTTGCCTAAAACCTCAGGAATCAAGCGGACAGTGGCATCTACAATAGTCATAGCGGCTAGCTCTCCACCAGTCAAGACAAAGTCTCCTAGTGATATTTCGTCAGTCACTAAAGTTTTGATACGCTCATCATAGCCCTCATAATGGCCACAGATAAAAACTAATTCCTCTTCTTGCGCCAATTCCTCAGCATAGGCCTGATTGAAGGTACGACCTGCAGGATCTAGGAGAATAACGCGAGGCTTAGTCACATTTAATTTATCAAAGGTATCGAAAATTGGCTGAGCACGTAACAACATGCCTTGTCCACCACCATAGGGTTCATCATCTACATGACGTGCCTTCTCCGCATTGTCACGGAAATTGTGATAGTTGATTTCTAGGATGCCCTTGTCCTTTGCCTTACCAACAATGGAGTGTTCCAAAGGAGCAAACATATCTGGAAATAGAGTCAAGATATCAATCTTCATCGTCTAATCCTTCCATGAGCTCAACCTCAATACGACCGGCTGTGACGTCAACATCAAGAACAACTGGTGGAATATATGGCAAGAGCAGGTCTTTTTTCCCTTTACGTTTCACTACCCAAACATCATTAGCACCCGGTTGGAGAATCTCTTTAACCTGACCGATTAGCGTATTACCCTCATAGACATCAAGACCAATGATTTCATGATAGTAAAATTCACCGTCATCAAGATCTGTTAGATTTTCCTCAGCAATCTTTAGGCTACAGCCCTTATACTTTTCTACATCATTGATATGGTAAAGACCTTTAAACTTAACAATATCAAAGTTCTTATGCTTACGGTGACTCGCAACCTCAACATCCATGATGTAATTATCTTTGTCATCAAAAAGAGCTAGTACACTCTTCTTCTTAAAACGTTCGTCCGTAAAATCTGTTACAGACAAAACACGAAGTTCACCCTGCAATCCCTGTGTATTTACAATCTTTCCAACGTTATAATATGTCATTCAACTTCCTTATTATTTCTTATTCAAATCAAACCATGAGTCAACGAATTATCAAGTAGCCCATGACGGCTATCTCAAAACGCACATTTTAAACCAGGTTAGATTTTTATTATTCTTCATTTCAAAGCGATATAAAATGTCTGGATTAGACCATTCAACCCCTCTATTTTATCAAAAAGCACACAAAAAAACCAGCTTTCTCTAGCTGGAGCTTATAGTCCGTACGGGATTCGAACCCGTGTTACCGCCGTGAAAAGGCGGTGTCTTAACCCCTTGACCAACGGACCATAATCTGTATCTCTACCCTCAGATAGAACTGGGGTAGCTGGATTCGAACCAACGCATGAGGGAGTCAAAGTCCCTTGCCTTACCGCTTGGCTATACCCCAAAAGACTCTTATTATTCTACAGAAAAATCAGGAGGCTGTCAATACCTTTATTAACTTTTTTCAAAAAAACAATCGGCATAACCGATTGCTAGGAGTTAGGAGATTTTATCATATAAGTGACCTTAGATGATGATTCGAGGTTGAAGAAACCTCATATGAAAAAAAGTTTTAGGACAGACTAATTATATATGTTGCTAGAAATAAAGTCAAACACTTTGACTCGTAAAATAAGAGATAATTTGCACAGCCATAATTAACCTTTTCCAACTCCTAAAATAGATTTATTCATCATCCTGTGAAACCAGATGATGTCTAAAGGCATAAACTACAGCCTGAGTACGGTCATCAACATTTAATTTCCCAAGGATATTAGACACATGAGTCTTGACGGTTTTTAAAGAAATAAAAAGTTCGTTAGCAATGGTTTGATTGTCATAGCCTTTAGCTAGGAGGGCTAAGATATCACGTTCGCGCGCGGTCAAGTCATCATGTAAGTTCGGGTGACTATCGTGGTATTTAATCTTAT
This region of Streptococcus thermophilus genomic DNA includes:
- a CDS encoding DNA translocase FtsK, with amino-acid sequence MATTKKMKKGAASKSGKKRLTKAELDRQKAIKRMLWTFFFAFVLIFPVFRLGFFGITLYNLFRVFVGSMAYLLIFAIYIYLFGFKWLRKHSNYVTGFWMVFAGLLLEFHAYLFSLERMDGLDIFPGTKDLLFGDLVSVQVARFAGGGMLGALLYKPISFLFSNIGSFMIGGLIILLGAFIFSPWDVLDIMDYAKDIWQRGAKKHLERTAKRLEKKAERQAKKEREAQERAEKERLADLIVDEETGEILDDASEELPQEAEIFEPEPEISDYASEDYYDNPPPGDREDFQDSYVPYPEELPTEEFPPSMVVEGDDAPVEVDFTPKELLQYKLPDIDLFAPDKPKSQSKEKNIVRKNIRILEDTFKSFNIDVKVERAEIGPSVTKYEVKPAVGVRVNRISNLADDLALALAAKDVRIEAPIPGKSLVGIEVPNFEIATVSFRELWEQSKTDPNKLLEVPLGKAVDGSARSFDLGRMPHLLVAGSTGSGKSVAVNGIISSILMKARPDQVKFLMVDPKMVELSVYNDIPHLLIPVVTNPRKAAKALQKVVDEMENRYELFSKFGVRNIAGYNSKVEDWNAKSQEKQIPLPLIVVIVDELADLMMVASKEVEDAIIRLGQKARAAGIHMILATQRPSVDVISGLIKANVPSRVAFAVSSGTDSRTILDENGAEKLLGRGDMLFKPIDENHPVRLQGSFISDDDVERIVSFIKGQASANYDESFDPGEVSENDFGSGSSTNSGSLEGDPLFEEAKALVLETQKASASMLQRRLSVGFNRATRLMEELEEAGVIGPAEGTKPRKVLMTQE
- a CDS encoding NAD(P)/FAD-dependent oxidoreductase, encoding MSEEKIYDITIIGGGPVGLWAAFYAGLRGMTVNIIESLSELGGQPAVLYPEKKIYDIPAFPQTTGAELTENLLIQLKRFEDRVSIHLKEEVQTFEKTDGIFTIATSKGQHLSKAIVIACGNGAFAPRPLGVDNEEDFANNNLLYNVHSLDQFAGKKVVIAGGGDSAVDWANHLDGVAESVTLIHRRDAFRAHEHSVELLYQSSVNVMTPYVPLEIKGENGHAQSLTVQRVKSDEVVELPIDALVVSFGFSTNNKNLRNWNVDYKRSSITVNAQFETSQEGVYAIGGAAEYDGKIDLIAVGMGEAPIAINQAIQYIEPDGKNRPVHSTSLIEE
- the trmD gene encoding tRNA (guanosine(37)-N1)-methyltransferase TrmD — its product is MKIDILTLFPDMFAPLEHSIVGKAKDKGILEINYHNFRDNAEKARHVDDEPYGGGQGMLLRAQPIFDTFDKLNVTKPRVILLDPAGRTFNQAYAEELAQEEELVFICGHYEGYDERIKTLVTDEISLGDFVLTGGELAAMTIVDATVRLIPEVLGKEASHKDDSFSSGLLEFPQYTRPAEFRGMKVPDVLLSGHHVNIRRWRMEQSLRKTWERRPDLLENYDFTDEERQILEEIKSEGK
- the rimM gene encoding ribosome maturation factor RimM (Essential for efficient processing of 16S rRNA) gives rise to the protein MTYYNVGKIVNTQGLQGELRVLSVTDFTDERFKKKSVLALFDDKDNYIMDVEVASHRKHKNFDIVKFKGLYHINDVEKYKGCSLKIAEENLTDLDDGEFYYHEIIGLDVYEGNTLIGQVKEILQPGANDVWVVKRKGKKDLLLPYIPPVVLDVDVTAGRIEVELMEGLDDED